One Massilia putida DNA window includes the following coding sequences:
- a CDS encoding VOC family protein, with product MSIPKAYLEHVAIRVRDIHWHIRFFGDVLGMTMREVDGTADAPRQYWTLGGMQFIHDPGFEGTEGRLAHLGVMCADLDAALAAAQGHGVNTLPQGRNWLRLPDGLALELIQAKPASCVAQALAIDPRAEA from the coding sequence ATGAGCATACCGAAAGCCTACCTGGAACACGTCGCGATACGGGTGCGCGACATCCACTGGCATATCCGCTTCTTCGGGGACGTCCTCGGCATGACGATGCGCGAAGTCGACGGCACGGCGGACGCGCCGCGCCAGTACTGGACGCTGGGCGGCATGCAGTTCATCCACGACCCGGGCTTCGAGGGTACGGAAGGCCGGCTGGCCCACCTGGGCGTGATGTGCGCCGACCTCGACGCCGCGCTCGCGGCGGCGCAGGGGCATGGCGTCAACACGCTGCCGCAAGGCCGCAACTGGCTGCGCCTGCCGGACGGCCTGGCGCTCGAACTCATCCAGGCGAAGCCCGCGTCCTGCGTCGCGCAGGCGCTCGCCATCGACCCCCGTGCGGAGGCATGA
- a CDS encoding MaoC family dehydratase — MTIDEKYWDDAREGDACTSPEYVVTKERILAYADLTGDHTPVHVDEDCAKASHFGGIVAHGLFGLSVADGLKTRSDYRFVPGMSLGWTWDFILPIKVDDVLRVRFHVASMRPSRSRPGWGIVVLPSLLLNQLGEVVQRGEHRLMVPRRPGAF; from the coding sequence ATGACGATCGATGAGAAATACTGGGACGACGCGCGCGAGGGCGATGCATGCACCAGCCCGGAGTACGTGGTGACGAAGGAACGCATCCTCGCGTATGCCGATCTCACGGGCGACCATACGCCGGTCCACGTGGACGAGGACTGTGCCAAGGCCAGCCACTTCGGCGGCATCGTGGCACACGGCCTGTTCGGGCTGTCGGTCGCGGACGGCCTCAAGACCCGCAGCGATTACCGCTTCGTGCCGGGCATGTCGCTGGGCTGGACCTGGGATTTCATATTGCCGATCAAGGTCGATGACGTGCTGCGCGTACGATTCCATGTGGCGTCGATGCGGCCCAGCAGGAGCCGGCCTGGCTGGGGTATCGTCGTGCTGCCGTCGCTGCTGCTCAACCAGTTGGGCGAGGTGGTGCAGCGGGGAGAACACCGCCTGATGGTGCCGCGCCGGCCGGGAGCCTTCTGA
- a CDS encoding CaiB/BaiF CoA transferase family protein: MQPRPLEGIRVIDYSHFLAGPYVGRCLAALGAEVIKVERPGDGDAGRRHATILDDQQSGYFLQLNMGKRGVSVNLKDARGKAFMQRLCDSADVFIENYRPGALDRLGLGYAELAARNPRLVYCSISAYGHTGPDAHRAGFGLIAEAKSGIMQMVGAPGAAPPLLRISLGDMYTGIHAVAAINAALLGRVTSSRGQHIDMALYDTLVSMHEYAVQCYTLDGVLPEQTGHDMPASTLYGVFRAVDGDMVIAAQVDDAWQRFAALVEAHGGPAGFGSDARFHDSAGRNAHRQAILAVVTPWVAAQPVARLLDWLDSVDVPCAKVQRIDEVLADPQIRARGMIVEQDHPRLGKLRLPNLPFRFSDCDTTIRAVAPDLGQHNAEVARSLGFDAAEIAALCADGVLFSKGDLND, from the coding sequence ATGCAGCCCCGTCCACTCGAAGGCATCCGTGTCATCGACTACAGCCACTTCCTGGCCGGTCCCTATGTCGGACGTTGCCTGGCGGCGCTCGGTGCCGAGGTCATCAAGGTCGAGCGGCCCGGCGACGGCGATGCCGGCCGGCGCCATGCCACCATCCTCGACGACCAGCAGAGCGGCTACTTTTTGCAGCTGAACATGGGCAAGCGCGGCGTCAGCGTGAACCTGAAGGACGCGCGCGGCAAGGCCTTCATGCAGCGGCTGTGCGATTCGGCCGACGTGTTCATCGAAAACTACCGGCCCGGCGCGCTGGACAGGCTGGGCCTCGGTTACGCCGAGCTGGCGGCGCGCAATCCACGCCTCGTCTATTGCTCGATCTCGGCCTACGGGCACACCGGGCCCGACGCGCACCGCGCCGGCTTCGGCCTGATCGCGGAGGCGAAGAGCGGCATCATGCAGATGGTGGGCGCGCCGGGCGCCGCGCCGCCGCTGCTGCGCATCTCCCTGGGCGACATGTATACCGGCATCCACGCGGTGGCGGCCATCAATGCCGCGCTGCTCGGCCGCGTGACGAGCAGCCGCGGGCAGCACATCGACATGGCGCTGTACGACACGCTCGTGTCGATGCACGAATACGCCGTCCAGTGCTACACGCTGGACGGCGTGCTGCCCGAGCAGACCGGCCACGACATGCCGGCGTCGACCCTGTATGGCGTGTTTCGCGCGGTCGACGGCGACATGGTGATCGCGGCGCAGGTGGACGACGCGTGGCAGCGCTTCGCCGCGCTGGTCGAGGCGCACGGCGGCCCGGCCGGCTTCGGCAGCGATGCGCGCTTTCACGACAGCGCGGGACGCAATGCGCACCGCCAGGCGATCCTGGCGGTCGTGACGCCGTGGGTCGCGGCGCAGCCGGTCGCGCGCCTCCTCGACTGGCTGGACAGCGTCGACGTCCCCTGCGCAAAAGTGCAGCGCATCGACGAGGTGCTGGCCGACCCGCAGATCCGGGCGCGCGGCATGATCGTCGAACAGGACCATCCCCGCCTTGGGAAGCTGCGTCTTCCGAACCTGCCGTTCCGCTTCTCGGATTGCGACACGACGATCCGCGCCGTCGCACCCGACCTGGGCCAGCACAACGCCGAGGTGGCGCGTTCGCTCGGCTTCGACGCGGCCGAGATCGCGGCGCTGTGCGCCGACGGCGTCCTGTTTTCAAAAGGAGATCTCAATGACTGA
- the aroE gene encoding shikimate dehydrogenase, translating to MTDRYAVIGNPIAQTKSPLIHGLFAEAARQDMVYGAIEGATAPGAFADTVRAFVAAGGKGLNVTAPFKLAAFALADERSERAALAGAVNALKFEDGRILAENFDGIGLLRDIEDNLGVPLAGRRVLVLGAGGAARGLLLPFLTARPAELVLVNRDATKAEALVAAVGEHGAVRACTCADLDALGRFDLVVNATSASLTSDLPAVPPGVFSPAGMAYELAYGKGLTPFLRLARNAGVGRVVDGVGMLVEQAAEAFHWWRGVRPSTRAVIDRLTIPLT from the coding sequence ATGACTGACCGGTACGCGGTGATCGGCAATCCGATCGCGCAGACGAAATCCCCGCTGATCCACGGATTGTTCGCCGAGGCGGCCCGGCAGGACATGGTGTACGGCGCCATCGAGGGGGCGACGGCGCCGGGCGCGTTCGCGGACACGGTGCGCGCATTCGTCGCCGCCGGCGGCAAGGGCCTCAATGTCACGGCGCCGTTCAAGCTGGCCGCGTTCGCGCTGGCCGACGAACGCAGCGAGCGCGCCGCGCTGGCCGGCGCCGTCAACGCGCTGAAGTTCGAGGACGGGCGTATCCTCGCCGAGAATTTCGACGGCATCGGCCTGCTGCGCGACATCGAGGATAACCTGGGCGTGCCGCTGGCCGGCAGGCGTGTGCTGGTGCTCGGCGCCGGCGGCGCCGCGCGCGGCCTGTTGCTGCCGTTCCTGACCGCGCGGCCGGCCGAACTCGTGCTCGTCAACCGCGACGCCACCAAGGCCGAGGCGCTCGTGGCCGCCGTCGGGGAGCACGGCGCGGTGCGGGCGTGCACCTGCGCCGATCTCGACGCGCTGGGACGCTTCGACCTCGTCGTCAACGCCACGTCGGCCAGCCTCACGAGCGACCTGCCCGCGGTCCCACCGGGTGTGTTCAGCCCGGCCGGCATGGCCTATGAACTCGCCTACGGCAAGGGCCTGACGCCCTTCCTGCGGCTGGCGCGCAATGCCGGCGTCGGGCGCGTGGTCGATGGCGTCGGCATGCTGGTGGAGCAGGCGGCAGAAGCCTTTCACTGGTGGCGCGGCGTGCGCCCCTCCACACGGGCCGTCATCGACCGCCTCACCATTCCTCTAACCTGA
- the aroQ gene encoding type II 3-dehydroquinate dehydratase, producing MKRILMLHGINHNMFGKRDPAQYGTVTLAQIDERLQALAAQLGVAVESFQTNSEAAMCERIHQAFEEGQDAVLINAGAWTHYSYGIRDALAILTCPFIELHMSNIHAREPFRHHSVFADIARGQISGFGVDSYLLGLRAAVAAIGAAV from the coding sequence ATGAAACGCATCCTGATGCTGCATGGCATTAACCACAACATGTTCGGCAAGCGCGACCCCGCGCAGTACGGCACCGTCACACTGGCCCAGATCGACGAGCGGCTGCAGGCGCTGGCGGCGCAACTGGGCGTCGCCGTCGAATCGTTCCAGACCAACAGCGAAGCGGCCATGTGCGAGCGCATCCACCAGGCTTTCGAGGAAGGGCAGGACGCAGTCCTGATCAACGCCGGCGCGTGGACGCACTACAGCTACGGTATCCGCGACGCGCTGGCGATCCTCACGTGTCCCTTCATCGAACTGCACATGTCGAACATCCACGCGCGCGAACCGTTCCGCCATCACTCGGTGTTCGCGGACATCGCGCGAGGACAGATCAGCGGCTTTGGCGTCGACAGCTACCTGCTGGGGCTGCGCGCGGCGGTGGCCGCGATCGGCGCCGCCGTGTGA
- a CDS encoding shikimate dehydrogenase, which produces MTNTTTAPTHAERRLLVGLIGQGIQHSMTPAMQEREAGAHGVRLHYQLVDLAEPAAGDVELSEVVKAMRAIGFAGFNVTFPYKQAILPLLDDLSEEARAMGAVNTVVNTGGKLVGHNTDGSGWARGFRRALPEADLARVVLLGAGGAGSAVADAVLRLGAPRLTVVDIDAARIDALAFKLNTQHGAGRVDATTDIAAALDGATGLIHATPTGMRAMPGLPLPEHLLRPSLWVSEIVYFPLETELLKVARARGCPTSDGGGMAVGQAIGAFQLFTGLAPDPARIDAHFRAMVDAKAAQD; this is translated from the coding sequence ATGACAAATACCACCACCGCCCCGACCCACGCAGAACGCAGACTGCTGGTTGGCCTGATAGGCCAGGGCATCCAGCATTCGATGACGCCGGCGATGCAGGAACGGGAAGCGGGCGCACATGGCGTGCGGCTGCATTACCAGCTGGTCGACCTGGCCGAGCCCGCTGCCGGCGATGTCGAGCTGTCCGAGGTCGTCAAGGCGATGCGCGCGATCGGCTTCGCGGGCTTCAACGTCACGTTCCCGTACAAGCAGGCGATCCTGCCGCTGCTGGACGACCTGTCCGAGGAGGCGCGCGCGATGGGTGCCGTCAACACGGTCGTCAACACCGGCGGCAAACTCGTCGGCCACAACACGGACGGTTCCGGCTGGGCCCGGGGCTTCCGGCGCGCCCTGCCGGAAGCCGACCTGGCGCGCGTCGTGCTGCTCGGCGCCGGCGGCGCGGGATCGGCCGTGGCCGATGCCGTGCTGCGCCTGGGGGCGCCACGCCTGACCGTCGTCGACATCGACGCCGCCCGCATCGACGCGCTGGCGTTCAAGCTGAATACCCAGCACGGCGCCGGCCGGGTCGACGCGACGACCGATATCGCCGCCGCACTGGACGGCGCCACCGGCCTCATCCACGCGACGCCGACCGGGATGCGGGCTATGCCCGGCCTGCCGCTGCCGGAACACCTGCTGCGCCCGTCGCTGTGGGTGTCGGAGATCGTCTATTTCCCGCTCGAGACCGAGCTGCTGAAGGTGGCGCGCGCACGCGGCTGTCCCACCTCGGATGGCGGCGGCATGGCGGTCGGCCAGGCGATCGGGGCCTTTCAGCTGTTTACCGGGCTGGCGCCGGACCCGGCGCGGATCGACGCGCATTTCCGCGCCATGGTGGATGCCAAGGCCGCACAGGATTAA
- a CDS encoding bifunctional sugar phosphate isomerase/epimerase/4-hydroxyphenylpyruvate dioxygenase family protein, protein MRKSIATVSLSGMLPEKLEAAAAARFDGVEIFENDLLQFPGKPADVRRLCADLGLRIDMFQPFRDFDGVAPEQLQRNLDRAERKFDVMEQLGTDLILVCANISASASSDLDLRAEQMALLAERAARRKFRIAFEALAWGGAVKYYRQVWDIVQRANRPNLGVALDSFHTLALKDDWHPIKDIPGQRIFYVQLADAPWVNTDPLTHSRHYRCFPGQGDMDVTGFVGAILDSGYNGPLSLEIFSDECRAAPARSTAADAMRSLLWLEEQVRRLPSLKQPALTHGQTGRAVLLDPPPAPVLHGWAFVEFAVDAPTAARLRDFLGTLGFGLIGRHRSKHVELLGQGDARIVLNFEEDSFARGYFDQHGTSACAVALATDDAAAALARAEALGATRVEGQVGPNELTIPAVRAPDGSLVYFFDTHQGGSHGFEADFVLEPDAAPAGCLGAAARIDHIAAVLPAGQLDSWVLFYRALLGLEPTPGTVLHDPYGIIRSRALEAPNKMVRYALNVSERPGTSVGRTVGRFGGAGIHHIAIAVDDVVAAVRSLRERGMPMLAIPENYYDDLDAKYGIDGATLAAWRALGVMLERDGDREFLHAYSVPFDGRFFFEIVERRGGYDGYGALNAPFRLAALTQWQDGHDDLG, encoded by the coding sequence ATGCGCAAATCCATCGCCACCGTCTCGCTGTCGGGCATGCTGCCTGAGAAACTGGAAGCCGCCGCGGCTGCCCGTTTCGACGGCGTCGAGATCTTCGAGAACGACCTGCTGCAATTCCCCGGCAAGCCGGCCGATGTGCGCCGCTTGTGCGCCGACCTTGGCCTGCGGATCGACATGTTCCAGCCGTTCCGCGATTTCGACGGCGTCGCGCCCGAGCAGTTGCAGCGTAACCTGGACCGCGCCGAACGGAAGTTCGACGTCATGGAGCAGCTGGGCACCGATCTGATCCTCGTCTGCGCCAATATCTCGGCATCGGCATCGAGCGACCTCGACCTGCGCGCCGAGCAGATGGCGCTGCTGGCCGAACGGGCCGCGCGGCGCAAGTTCCGCATCGCATTCGAGGCGCTGGCCTGGGGCGGCGCCGTGAAATACTACCGCCAGGTGTGGGACATCGTGCAGCGCGCCAACCGGCCGAACCTCGGCGTCGCGCTCGACAGCTTTCATACGCTGGCGCTGAAGGACGACTGGCATCCGATCAAGGATATCCCGGGCCAGCGCATCTTTTACGTGCAGCTGGCGGACGCGCCCTGGGTCAACACGGACCCGCTGACGCACAGCCGCCACTACCGCTGTTTCCCGGGCCAGGGCGACATGGACGTGACGGGGTTTGTGGGCGCCATCCTCGACAGCGGCTACAACGGCCCGTTGTCGCTGGAAATCTTCAGCGACGAATGCCGCGCCGCGCCCGCCCGCAGCACGGCGGCCGATGCGATGCGTTCCCTGTTGTGGCTGGAAGAGCAGGTCCGGCGCCTGCCGTCGCTCAAGCAACCGGCGCTCACCCACGGCCAGACGGGACGCGCCGTGCTACTCGACCCGCCGCCGGCGCCCGTGCTGCACGGCTGGGCCTTCGTGGAATTCGCCGTGGACGCGCCGACGGCCGCGCGCCTGCGCGACTTTCTCGGCACGCTGGGCTTCGGGCTGATCGGCCGCCACCGGTCCAAGCATGTCGAGTTGCTGGGGCAGGGCGACGCACGCATCGTCCTCAACTTCGAAGAAGACTCGTTTGCGCGCGGCTATTTCGACCAGCACGGCACCTCGGCCTGTGCGGTGGCGCTGGCCACCGACGATGCGGCCGCCGCACTCGCGCGCGCCGAAGCACTCGGCGCCACGCGCGTGGAAGGGCAGGTCGGCCCGAACGAACTCACGATTCCCGCCGTGCGCGCGCCGGACGGCAGTCTCGTCTATTTCTTCGACACCCACCAGGGCGGCAGCCACGGTTTCGAGGCGGACTTCGTGCTCGAACCGGACGCCGCCCCGGCCGGGTGCCTGGGCGCGGCCGCGCGTATCGACCACATCGCGGCCGTGCTGCCGGCCGGCCAGCTCGACAGCTGGGTGCTGTTCTATCGCGCCCTGCTGGGACTGGAGCCCACGCCGGGCACCGTGCTGCACGATCCATACGGGATCATCCGCAGCCGCGCGCTGGAAGCGCCCAACAAGATGGTGCGCTATGCGCTCAACGTGTCCGAACGTCCGGGCACGTCCGTCGGCCGCACCGTCGGCCGCTTCGGCGGCGCCGGCATCCACCACATCGCCATCGCGGTGGATGACGTCGTCGCGGCCGTGCGCAGCCTGCGCGAGCGGGGCATGCCGATGCTCGCGATTCCGGAAAATTACTATGACGACCTGGATGCCAAGTACGGCATCGATGGCGCCACGCTCGCGGCGTGGCGCGCGCTCGGCGTCATGCTGGAGCGGGACGGCGACCGGGAATTCCTGCATGCCTACAGCGTGCCGTTCGACGGCCGCTTCTTCTTCGAGATCGTCGAACGGCGCGGCGGCTATGACGGCTACGGCGCCCTGAACGCCCCGTTCCGGCTGGCGGCGCTGACCCAATGGCAGGACGGTCATGACGACCTGGGTTAA
- a CDS encoding AEC family transporter: protein MLQIFAIITPIYLAILAGYAATRSGMFSKEDMRTFGKFVINFALPAMVFNAIAQRPIADVLNASYMTAYTCGSLAMLGLGFLCARRLGGQTHTGSTIAAMGVACSNSGYIGLPILLLALPAVASTALAMNLIIENVLVIPLLLVMAESGRQGGTAAHRVFLQTLGRVARMPLVLGLVAGLAVSVLGWSLPAPLARTVALFGQATGALSLFVIGGTLVGLPLRGMGPAVLPIAVGKLVGHPLAVLLAASALTWLGMAPLAPPLLAAGIVLAAVPMLGIYPILAQAYGLAERSAAALLVTTASSFPTLSVALLLLKGWG from the coding sequence ATGCTCCAGATCTTTGCGATTATCACGCCCATCTATCTTGCCATCCTGGCCGGTTATGCCGCTACCCGGAGCGGGATGTTCAGCAAGGAGGACATGCGCACCTTCGGCAAGTTCGTCATCAATTTCGCGCTGCCGGCCATGGTGTTCAATGCCATCGCGCAGCGGCCGATCGCCGACGTCCTGAACGCCAGCTACATGACGGCCTATACGTGCGGGTCGCTGGCGATGCTCGGGCTGGGCTTCCTGTGCGCGCGCCGCCTGGGCGGACAGACCCATACCGGCAGCACGATCGCGGCGATGGGCGTGGCCTGCTCCAACAGCGGCTACATCGGCCTGCCGATTTTGCTGCTGGCCTTGCCGGCAGTGGCCAGCACGGCGCTGGCCATGAATCTGATCATCGAGAACGTCCTGGTGATCCCGCTGCTGCTGGTGATGGCGGAAAGCGGCCGCCAGGGCGGCACCGCGGCGCACCGTGTGTTCCTCCAGACCCTGGGCCGGGTCGCGCGCATGCCGCTCGTACTCGGCCTCGTCGCGGGCCTGGCCGTCAGCGTGCTGGGCTGGTCCCTGCCGGCGCCGCTCGCGCGCACCGTGGCCTTGTTCGGACAGGCCACCGGCGCGCTGTCGCTGTTCGTCATCGGCGGCACGCTGGTCGGACTGCCGCTGCGCGGCATGGGACCGGCCGTGCTGCCGATCGCGGTCGGCAAGCTGGTCGGGCATCCGCTGGCCGTGCTGCTCGCCGCCAGCGCGCTGACGTGGCTCGGCATGGCGCCCCTCGCCCCGCCCCTGCTGGCGGCCGGCATCGTGCTGGCTGCCGTGCCGATGCTCGGCATCTATCCGATCCTGGCCCAGGCTTACGGCCTGGCCGAGCGCAGCGCCGCAGCGTTGCTCGTCACCACGGCATCGTCCTTCCCCACGCTCAGCGTGGCGCTGCTGCTGCTAAAAGGCTGGGGCTGA
- a CDS encoding IclR family transcriptional regulator domain-containing protein gives MKTPAVKSPAPRDVPRTAGRIVPPVVDVQAQLASAIDRHKDDADFVTALARGLAVMMALSEKRRRISIAQVSHVTGIPRAAARRSLHTLTKLGFVAMDDANLFYLRPRILSLSHSYLSASPLAMLSQPILDKLGEDIGESCSLAVLDSDEIVYLARSSASRVISPSLNVGRRIPAYCTSIGRILLAHLPDEDLDAYLQSTRLHAYTEYTVTDRGELRTILMEARAQGYAFSREQIEPRLSSLAVPVRDTTGQYVAGINVLLQGRPPSMQEVAAKYFHPLNEAANALGHLLML, from the coding sequence ATGAAAACCCCCGCAGTAAAATCGCCGGCGCCGAGGGATGTGCCGCGCACGGCCGGCCGCATCGTGCCGCCGGTTGTCGATGTGCAGGCCCAGCTCGCCTCAGCCATCGACCGTCACAAGGACGACGCCGATTTCGTCACGGCACTGGCGCGTGGCCTGGCCGTCATGATGGCCCTGTCGGAAAAGCGGCGGCGCATCTCGATCGCCCAGGTGAGCCATGTGACGGGCATTCCGCGCGCGGCGGCGCGCCGCAGCCTGCACACGTTGACCAAGCTCGGCTTCGTGGCCATGGACGACGCCAACCTGTTCTACCTGCGCCCGCGGATCTTGTCGCTCAGCCATTCCTATCTGTCGGCGTCGCCGCTGGCGATGCTGTCGCAACCGATTCTCGACAAGCTGGGCGAGGACATCGGGGAAAGCTGTTCGCTCGCCGTACTCGACAGCGACGAAATCGTCTACCTGGCGCGCTCGTCGGCGTCGCGCGTGATTTCGCCGTCGCTGAACGTGGGCCGGCGCATCCCCGCGTATTGCACGTCGATCGGCCGCATCCTGCTGGCCCACCTGCCCGACGAAGACCTCGATGCCTATCTGCAGAGCACGCGGCTGCACGCGTATACCGAATACACGGTCACCGATCGCGGCGAGCTCCGCACCATCCTGATGGAAGCGCGCGCGCAGGGCTACGCGTTTTCGCGCGAGCAGATCGAGCCGCGCCTGTCGTCGCTGGCGGTGCCGGTGCGCGATACGACAGGCCAGTACGTGGCAGGCATCAACGTGCTGCTGCAGGGCCGGCCACCGTCCATGCAAGAGGTGGCCGCCAAATACTTCCATCCACTGAACGAGGCCGCCAATGCGCTGGGCCATTTGCTGATGCTGTAA
- a CDS encoding MFS transporter yields the protein MANSTKHAAHDRSQAKKATLSGWIGSVLEYYDFFIYATAASLIFPQIFFPKGDPKTAIIASLATYGVGYVARPIGAFVLGHWGDTRGRKHVLVTCMFLMGLSTMAVGLLPTYEQVGMLAPVLLVVLRLIQGFAVAGEISGASSMILEHAPFGRRGYFSSFSLQGVQFGQILAAAVFLPLAHYMPDDEFNSWGWRIPFLLSFVVIVIGVMIRRNVHETPAFTKTGAAAERPKAPVVQAIQESWRDMLRVVCMALMNVIPVVATIFGAAYAVQPGYGIGFSKDVYLWIPVLGNIAAVVVIPFVGNLSDKIGRRPPLIVGSVGAGLLSFGYLYAISIHNVPLAIVMSLLMWGIVYQGYNAVFPSFYPELFPTRTRVSAMAISQNLGTLVTAMLPALFTAVAPPGSTNIPMTVGAVALAVTVIAALAALSARETYRIRMEDLGNPDAVPVNKAEYDHLREQSVADSVAKVAA from the coding sequence ATGGCCAACTCGACAAAGCATGCGGCGCATGACCGCAGCCAGGCGAAAAAGGCGACGCTGAGCGGATGGATCGGCTCGGTGCTCGAGTACTACGACTTCTTCATCTATGCCACGGCGGCATCGCTGATCTTCCCACAGATCTTCTTTCCCAAGGGCGACCCCAAGACCGCCATCATCGCTTCGCTGGCCACGTACGGGGTCGGCTATGTGGCGCGCCCGATCGGCGCCTTCGTCCTCGGCCACTGGGGAGACACCCGTGGCCGCAAGCATGTACTCGTCACCTGCATGTTCCTGATGGGCCTGTCGACGATGGCCGTCGGCCTGCTCCCGACCTACGAGCAGGTCGGCATGCTGGCACCGGTGCTGCTCGTCGTGCTGCGCCTGATCCAGGGCTTCGCCGTCGCCGGCGAGATTTCCGGCGCCAGCTCGATGATCTTGGAACATGCGCCGTTCGGCCGGCGCGGTTACTTCTCCAGCTTCAGCCTGCAAGGCGTGCAGTTCGGGCAGATCCTCGCCGCCGCCGTGTTCCTGCCGCTGGCGCACTACATGCCGGATGACGAATTCAACAGTTGGGGCTGGCGCATTCCGTTCCTGCTCAGCTTTGTCGTCATCGTGATCGGCGTGATGATCCGTCGCAACGTGCACGAGACCCCGGCATTCACCAAGACGGGTGCGGCCGCGGAGCGTCCGAAGGCGCCGGTCGTGCAGGCGATCCAGGAAAGCTGGCGCGACATGCTGCGCGTCGTGTGCATGGCCCTGATGAATGTGATCCCGGTCGTGGCCACGATCTTCGGCGCCGCCTACGCGGTCCAGCCAGGCTACGGCATCGGCTTCTCGAAGGACGTGTACCTGTGGATTCCGGTGCTGGGCAACATCGCTGCCGTCGTCGTCATCCCGTTCGTCGGCAACCTGTCCGACAAGATCGGCCGCCGCCCGCCGCTCATCGTCGGCTCGGTCGGCGCCGGCCTGCTGTCGTTCGGCTACCTGTACGCCATCAGCATCCACAACGTCCCGCTCGCCATCGTGATGTCGCTGCTGATGTGGGGTATCGTGTACCAGGGCTATAACGCCGTGTTCCCCAGCTTTTATCCGGAACTGTTCCCGACCCGCACCCGCGTGTCCGCCATGGCGATCTCGCAAAACCTCGGCACCCTCGTCACCGCGATGCTGCCGGCGCTGTTCACGGCCGTCGCGCCGCCGGGCTCAACAAACATCCCCATGACCGTCGGCGCTGTCGCCCTCGCCGTCACCGTGATCGCGGCACTGGCCGCGCTGAGTGCCCGCGAAACGTATCGCATCCGCATGGAAGACCTGGGCAATCCGGACGCTGTTCCCGTCAACAAGGCCGAGTACGACCACCTGCGTGAACAGAGCGTGGCCGACTCCGTCGCCAAGGTCGCCGCCTGA
- a CDS encoding porin codes for MKTNTAVAIALTACTGLAQAQSNVTVYGNFDEYMGYIHSSNGSSITGLNDGAILRSRLGFRGGETLAPGYDVKFTLETGLNADTGTQADSSRLFDRQAWVGLSAPFGEVRVGRQNTEIFATGGAIDYTERTTFGSVINTFGIPSRYDNDISYRSPRVAGLMLILHYALAENGGATRGNSPVYQAALDFEKGPYRLGYAGLQASPNAVTATVHEKINYHHVYADYKYGMGTVYLAFVRSNNSTANANGRNAGTILSNISVPNNFFAGTDPNAERYYNIWQLSADYRVTPALRVGALYGQMRDTSGGDAGARGANAGAYYTLSKRTTLYGFASWLKNEANAGFRFSSSAGPSANLAGAAINGQSLSGLQLGILHRF; via the coding sequence ATGAAGACGAATACTGCGGTAGCAATTGCCCTCACCGCGTGCACGGGCCTGGCCCAGGCGCAGTCGAATGTCACCGTGTACGGTAATTTCGACGAATACATGGGTTATATCCACAGCAGCAACGGTAGCAGCATCACCGGCCTGAACGACGGTGCGATCCTGCGTAGCCGCCTCGGTTTCCGCGGCGGCGAAACCCTGGCGCCGGGCTATGATGTCAAGTTCACGCTCGAAACCGGCCTGAATGCGGACACCGGCACGCAGGCGGACTCGTCGCGGCTGTTCGACCGCCAGGCCTGGGTCGGCTTGAGCGCCCCGTTCGGCGAAGTCCGCGTGGGGCGGCAGAATACGGAGATCTTCGCCACCGGCGGCGCGATCGACTATACCGAGCGCACCACGTTCGGTTCGGTCATCAACACGTTCGGCATTCCATCGCGCTACGACAACGACATCTCGTACCGGTCGCCGCGCGTGGCCGGCCTGATGCTGATCCTGCACTACGCGCTGGCGGAAAACGGCGGTGCCACGCGCGGCAACAGCCCGGTCTACCAGGCCGCCCTCGACTTCGAGAAAGGTCCCTATCGCCTCGGCTATGCGGGCCTGCAGGCTTCCCCGAACGCGGTCACGGCCACGGTGCATGAAAAGATCAACTACCACCACGTATATGCCGACTACAAGTACGGGATGGGTACCGTGTACCTGGCCTTCGTGCGCAGCAATAACTCGACGGCGAACGCGAATGGCCGCAATGCGGGTACCATCCTGAGCAATATCAGCGTCCCCAACAATTTCTTTGCCGGCACCGATCCGAATGCGGAGCGCTATTACAACATCTGGCAGCTGTCGGCCGACTACCGCGTCACGCCCGCGCTGCGCGTCGGCGCCCTGTACGGCCAGATGCGCGACACGTCCGGCGGCGATGCCGGTGCGCGCGGCGCCAACGCAGGTGCCTACTACACGCTGTCGAAACGTACGACCTTGTACGGCTTCGCCAGCTGGCTGAAGAACGAGGCGAATGCCGGATTCCGCTTCAGCAGCTCCGCCGGACCGTCGGCCAACCTCGCCGGGGCCGCCATCAACGGCCAGTCGCTGAGCGGCCTGCAGCTCGGCATCCTCCACCGTTTTTGA